Proteins encoded in a region of the Vibrio ponticus genome:
- a CDS encoding amino acid ABC transporter permease translates to MNYQRLWLLSLLMLTGCSDYQWGWYVLDPSTEQGRTNLTFLLAGFNDTIQISLLSMLLAMSLGLIIALPALSKSKPLQWFNRLYVEVVRSIPVLVLLLWVYYGMPTLMDISLNHFWAGVIALTIAESAFMAEVFRGGIQAIRKGQHEAAESLGLNYWQTMRLVILPQAFRQILPPLGNQFVYILKMSSLVSVIGLSDLTRRANELVVTEYLPLEIYTFLVLEYLILILLVSQAVRWLEKRIAIPSY, encoded by the coding sequence GTGAACTACCAACGACTTTGGCTACTCAGTTTACTCATGCTAACCGGATGTTCCGATTATCAATGGGGCTGGTATGTACTCGACCCGAGCACTGAGCAAGGCAGAACCAACCTGACATTTTTATTAGCAGGCTTTAACGACACAATACAGATCTCGTTGCTCAGCATGTTACTCGCGATGTCTTTAGGGCTGATTATCGCTCTACCCGCACTGTCCAAGAGTAAACCGCTACAATGGTTTAACCGCCTCTACGTTGAGGTTGTTCGCTCAATTCCGGTACTGGTGCTGCTGCTGTGGGTTTACTATGGTATGCCTACTCTGATGGATATCTCATTGAATCATTTTTGGGCAGGGGTGATAGCACTCACTATCGCCGAGAGCGCTTTCATGGCGGAAGTCTTTCGTGGTGGGATTCAAGCGATACGTAAAGGGCAACACGAAGCCGCAGAATCACTCGGACTGAATTATTGGCAAACCATGCGCTTAGTGATTCTTCCGCAAGCATTTCGACAAATATTGCCACCACTGGGCAACCAATTTGTCTATATTCTAAAAATGAGCTCACTGGTGAGTGTGATTGGTTTAAGCGATCTAACAAGACGAGCCAATGAACTGGTGGTCACCGAGTACTTACCACTCGAGATCTACACCTTTCTCGTCCTTGAATACCTAATATTGATTCTATTGGTTTCTCAAGCGGTACGTTGGCTAGAAAAGCGTATCGCTATCCCAAGTTATTAA